A part of Liolophura sinensis isolate JHLJ2023 chromosome 1, CUHK_Ljap_v2, whole genome shotgun sequence genomic DNA contains:
- the LOC135482332 gene encoding heat shock factor 2-binding protein-like, giving the protein MLSATIAENEKVLVKLVNEVSSNHDNLVREWHELKRCLDADIRVKATESRRRNEGYILVKRTDLQRLCSEIIQLKQILPKVVDRNYLSAQGRVVELEEKLQSLHKLQAEVEKLDCGILSLKAENEELKMRFETSVQQNQAEKQENRSLRQEVSLLCEQLSQQSEYCTGLGTACCTLLWRVSRNEQCVQTMLTGGTIEAFLSLVPSTLESYLSAYKNDWPKEDSPESKFVMALCGTVTNIAASAFGREFLMNSPRGVQLVETCLKTVAEAPRVKAEKLKCLLIMALYNLTINQKGLEHLSSKPGMVQLFTWLLKDEQNGEIRLHSLHLIQSLICDEKNTKPLNEFIEMQPAGLLQKLTDDRDKSVSQAAMELLTDLEYFCSEP; this is encoded by the exons ATGCTGTCAGCGACAAtagcagaaaatgaaaaagtattG gtAAAACTTGTGAATGAAGTATCCAGCAATCATGATAATCTTGTCAGAGAATGGCATGAGCTGAAGAGATGTTTGGATGCTGACATAAGG GTGAAAGCGACTGAAAGCAGAAGGAGAAATGAAGGCTACATTCTGGTGAAAAGGACAGATTTACAGAGACTCTGCTCTGAAATTATTCAGCTGAAACAAATCCTTCCAAAAGTTGTGGATAGAAATTATCTGTCTGCACAGGGTAGAGTTGTAGAGCTTGAGGAAA AACTTCAGAGCTTACACAAACTTCAGGCAGAGGTGGAGAAGTTAGACTGTGGTATATTATCTTTAAAAGCTGAAAATGAAGAGTTGAAAATGAGATTTGAAACTTCTGTTCAACAGAACCAGGCAGAGAAACAG GAGAACAGAAGTCTACGTCAGGAGGTCAGCCTCTTGTGTGAACAGCTATCTCAGCAGTCTGAGTATTGCACAGGCCTGGGCACGGCTTGCTGCACACTGCTGTGGAGGGTCTCCAGAAATGAGCAGTGCGTACAGACCATGCTCACAGGG GGCACTATTGAAGCATTTCTGTCCCTTGTGCCGAGTACCCTGGAGAGTTATTTGTCAGCGTATAAAAATGACTGGCCAAAAGAAGACAGCCCAGAGTCAAAGTTTGTGATGGCTTTGTGTGGAACTGTTACCA ACATAGCAGCATCTGCATTTGGGCGTGAGTTTCTAATGAACAGCCCTAGAGGGGTACAACTAGTGGAAACTTGTCTGAAGACAGTGGCTGAGGCACCAAGGGTGAAGGCTGAGAAACTGAAATG TTTGCTGATAATGGCCTTGTATAACCTGACAATAAATCAGAAAGGTTTAGAACATTTGTCCTCCAAGCCTGGCATGGTGCAGCTGTTCACATGGTTGTTGAAAG ATGAGCAGAATGGAGAGATCAGACTGCACTCTTTGCATCTTATCCAGTCACtcatttgtgacgagaaaaacACGAAGCCTCTGAATGAATTCATAGAAATG caacctgcaggctTGTTACAGAAACTCACAGATGACAGAGACAAATCTGTAAGCCAGGCAGCCATGGAGCTCCTCACAGACTTGGAATACTTTTGTAGTGAGCCATAA